In one window of Halomarina pelagica DNA:
- a CDS encoding desampylase, with product MLVVPRTVRDALLAHARDGAPEEVCGVLGGVEDGERARVTDHRRVPNVAATPETRYELDPAEQLTAMGAIEEAGGAVVGFYHSHPRGPPRPSATDRAEATWAGARYVIVVPGEESVGCWRWTGEDFEREDVRVGASESR from the coding sequence ATGCTCGTCGTTCCGCGCACCGTGCGCGACGCCCTGCTCGCCCACGCCCGCGACGGCGCGCCAGAGGAAGTCTGCGGCGTCCTCGGCGGCGTCGAGGACGGGGAGCGGGCGCGCGTGACCGACCACCGCCGGGTGCCGAACGTCGCCGCGACGCCCGAGACGCGCTACGAACTCGACCCGGCGGAACAGCTGACGGCGATGGGGGCGATCGAGGAGGCGGGCGGGGCGGTCGTCGGCTTCTATCACTCCCACCCGAGGGGGCCGCCGCGGCCGAGCGCGACCGACAGGGCGGAGGCGACCTGGGCGGGGGCGCGCTACGTCATCGTCGTTCCGGGCGAGGAGTCCGTCGGCTGCTGGCGGTGGACGGGCGAGGACTTCGAGCGAGAGGACGTGCGAGTCGGGGCGAGCGAGAGCCGGTGA
- a CDS encoding YkvA family protein: MVRFLSSALVEAYALVRVALDRRTPRRAAALVLVAVAYLLVPTDLLPDVIPVLGWGDDLLLGVLVRQGVAGVVPDDVLAEHRAAARERVWVAAGVVLSILALSIVAVAWRLGWL, encoded by the coding sequence ATGGTTCGGTTCCTCTCGTCGGCGCTCGTCGAGGCCTACGCGCTCGTTCGCGTCGCCCTCGACCGGCGGACGCCGCGTCGCGCCGCCGCGCTCGTGCTGGTCGCCGTCGCCTACCTCCTGGTCCCGACGGACCTCCTTCCCGACGTGATCCCCGTGCTCGGGTGGGGGGACGACCTCCTGCTCGGCGTCCTCGTCCGGCAGGGCGTCGCCGGCGTCGTCCCCGACGACGTGCTCGCGGAGCACCGCGCCGCGGCCCGCGAGCGAGTCTGGGTCGCCGCCGGCGTCGTCCTCTCGATCCTCGCGCTGTCGATCGTCGCCGTCGCGTGGCGACTCGGCTGGCTATGA
- a CDS encoding amidohydrolase — MSATDATALKRRVCAAIDERRDDLVALAESIAAEPELGFKEVETTRKVVDAFEGLGLDAETEIVVTGARARYGDGPAVGAVLGELDALVNPEHPDADPETGACHACGHHAQIANLVGAAVGLVGADAADELGGAVEFVAVPAEEYLDLDYRRGLVEAGEIEFFGGKQELIRRGYLDDVDFATMIHAGSDVPHREITSDFSTNGFVGKSVTYRGREAHAGAAPEEGVNALNAATLGLNAVHAQRETFRDEDAVRVHPILTRGGDGVNVVPSEARLEAYVRARTVEAVLDANEKVDRALESGAMAVGADVAIEDHPGYLPLRTDPTIVDAHDENVAFVADDVTITEGRPHLAGSTDMGDVTQVLPGIHPWVGGFEGSVHSREFRVVDEEMAYVVPAKVTACTLVDLLTDDAKLAAIREARDAKLSTDEYLDRVRSMRTDSTATYSD; from the coding sequence GTGAGCGCGACCGACGCGACGGCGCTGAAGCGCCGCGTCTGCGCGGCCATCGACGAGCGCCGGGACGACCTCGTCGCCCTCGCCGAGTCCATCGCCGCGGAGCCGGAACTCGGGTTCAAGGAGGTCGAGACCACCCGGAAGGTCGTCGACGCGTTCGAGGGGCTGGGACTCGACGCGGAGACGGAGATCGTGGTCACGGGCGCGCGGGCGCGCTACGGCGACGGCCCGGCGGTCGGCGCGGTCCTCGGCGAACTCGACGCGCTCGTGAACCCCGAACACCCCGACGCTGACCCGGAGACGGGGGCCTGTCACGCCTGCGGCCACCACGCCCAGATCGCCAACCTCGTCGGGGCGGCCGTCGGGCTGGTCGGCGCGGACGCGGCCGACGAGCTGGGCGGTGCGGTCGAGTTCGTCGCGGTCCCGGCCGAGGAGTACCTCGACCTGGACTATCGGCGCGGGCTGGTCGAGGCCGGCGAGATCGAGTTCTTCGGCGGCAAACAGGAACTCATCCGCCGGGGGTACCTCGACGACGTCGACTTCGCGACGATGATCCACGCCGGCAGCGACGTGCCACACCGCGAGATCACGAGCGACTTCTCCACGAACGGCTTCGTCGGGAAGTCCGTCACCTACCGGGGTCGTGAGGCCCACGCGGGCGCGGCCCCCGAGGAGGGCGTCAACGCGCTCAACGCCGCGACGCTGGGACTGAACGCCGTCCACGCCCAGCGCGAGACCTTCCGCGACGAGGACGCCGTCCGCGTTCACCCGATCCTGACGCGCGGCGGCGACGGCGTGAACGTGGTGCCGAGCGAGGCGCGACTCGAAGCGTACGTCCGCGCCAGGACGGTCGAGGCCGTCCTCGACGCGAACGAGAAGGTCGACCGCGCGCTCGAATCCGGCGCGATGGCCGTCGGTGCCGACGTCGCGATCGAGGACCACCCCGGGTACCTCCCGCTCCGGACCGACCCGACCATCGTCGACGCACACGACGAGAACGTGGCGTTCGTCGCGGACGACGTGACGATCACCGAGGGCCGACCCCACCTCGCCGGCTCGACCGACATGGGCGACGTCACGCAGGTCCTTCCCGGCATCCACCCGTGGGTCGGCGGCTTCGAGGGGAGCGTCCACTCCCGCGAGTTCCGCGTCGTCGACGAGGAGATGGCCTACGTCGTCCCCGCCAAGGTCACCGCCTGCACGCTCGTCGACCTGCTGACCGACGACGCGAAGCTCGCGGCGATCCGCGAGGCGCGCGACGCCAAACTGAGCACGGACGAGTACCTCGATCGGGTCCGGTCGATGCGGACCGACTCGACCGCGACGTACTCGGACTGA
- a CDS encoding DUF6663 family protein yields the protein MTDAGVYRVLPSTRAPDEYLLLDAETADPVYVAREGYEGPLAERVAALEPGNAVRATFDWSGERPRFATVERETETRFAFARGVSPTFEAALDCWREAERTGAAMNSRVTRSTDGDVNGVLYVFAEQAGERDLFAEFEDGVTPLEPLLDRIEGADPPYEVFVLDPDDDPFVIVYVALRRDGLLARTVRETYGLDSGRGTRGTGDRGSDGCHEGDGQA from the coding sequence ATGACCGACGCCGGCGTCTACCGCGTCCTCCCAAGCACCCGTGCGCCCGACGAGTACCTGCTACTCGACGCGGAGACGGCGGACCCCGTCTACGTCGCCCGCGAGGGATACGAGGGGCCGCTCGCCGAGCGCGTGGCCGCCCTCGAACCGGGCAACGCCGTCCGCGCGACGTTCGACTGGTCCGGCGAGCGGCCGCGCTTCGCGACCGTCGAACGCGAGACCGAGACGCGGTTCGCGTTCGCCCGCGGCGTCTCCCCCACGTTCGAGGCGGCGCTCGACTGCTGGCGCGAGGCCGAGCGCACCGGCGCGGCGATGAACTCCCGCGTCACGCGGAGCACCGACGGCGATGTCAACGGCGTCCTCTACGTCTTCGCGGAGCAGGCCGGCGAGCGCGACCTCTTCGCCGAGTTCGAGGACGGCGTCACGCCCCTCGAACCGCTGCTCGACCGCATCGAGGGGGCCGACCCGCCGTACGAGGTGTTCGTCCTCGACCCGGACGACGATCCGTTCGTGATCGTCTACGTCGCGCTCCGGCGCGACGGACTGCTCGCGCGGACGGTGCGGGAGACGTACGGGCTCGATTCCGGACGCGGGACGCGCGGGACCGGCGACCGCGGGAGCGACGGGTGCCACGAGGGCGACGGGCAGGCTTAA
- a CDS encoding DUF3100 domain-containing protein — protein MTDDAQSDRWAPIRTAGRWSVHARTHLTVLAIVVVAEVIGTLQFPFGPGKVVLLPMLFAVVFGILVSYSVLGRYVPALRRVVSEGVSRVSAPLLIIALMPLGVKYGTLVAPSFYDLVAAGPAFVLQEFGNLGTILVALPIALLLGLKREAIGGAVSIAREPTLGVVTDKYGIDSPEGRGVLGTYLTGTVLGTIFFGLLGGFAPATGLHPLALSMACGMGSASMMTACSASLAEAVTTVPSEEVLSFAATSNLLTGITGLYMVILVGLPVVNALYGVLEPVIGRGGE, from the coding sequence ATGACGGATGATGCACAGTCGGATCGGTGGGCACCCATCCGGACGGCCGGGCGGTGGTCGGTCCACGCCCGGACGCACCTGACGGTGCTCGCCATCGTCGTCGTGGCGGAGGTCATCGGAACGCTTCAGTTCCCGTTCGGACCGGGGAAGGTCGTCCTCCTGCCGATGCTGTTCGCGGTCGTCTTCGGCATCCTCGTGAGCTACAGCGTGCTCGGACGGTACGTTCCGGCCCTGCGGAGGGTCGTCTCGGAGGGGGTGAGCCGCGTCAGCGCGCCGCTGTTGATCATCGCGCTGATGCCCCTCGGCGTCAAGTACGGGACGCTCGTCGCGCCCTCGTTCTACGACCTCGTCGCCGCGGGACCGGCGTTCGTCCTGCAGGAGTTCGGCAACCTCGGGACCATCCTCGTCGCCCTGCCCATCGCGCTCCTGCTCGGGTTGAAGCGGGAGGCCATCGGCGGCGCGGTGAGCATCGCGCGCGAACCGACGCTCGGCGTCGTCACCGACAAGTACGGCATCGACTCGCCGGAGGGGCGCGGCGTCCTCGGGACGTACCTGACGGGGACGGTCCTCGGGACTATCTTCTTCGGCCTGCTCGGCGGGTTCGCGCCGGCCACCGGACTGCACCCGCTGGCCCTGTCGATGGCCTGCGGGATGGGGAGCGCGAGCATGATGACCGCCTGCTCCGCGTCGCTCGCCGAGGCGGTCACGACCGTCCCGAGCGAGGAGGTGCTCTCGTTCGCCGCGACGAGCAACCTGCTGACGGGCATCACCGGCCTCTACATGGTCATCCTCGTCGGGCTCCCGGTCGTCAACGCGCTCTACGGCGTCCTCGAACCCGTCATCGGGAGGGGTGGTGAGTGA
- a CDS encoding SDR family NAD(P)-dependent oxidoreductase, with translation MRLDDATVFVTGAGAGIGEATALRCAEEGATVIATDVDEAAAAGTADAVREAGGEAASHALDVTDGDRFHDLVAATAEEYGLDGVVNNAGVGHPPEYTEETGTDVLERVVDINVYGVWHGCHAALPIMKDQGRGAIVNVASLAAVLGLPKQAVYSLTKGAVLNFTRAVAAEAGPKGVRANAVCPGFTDTDLGRQYFETRSNPEEVRARMEAQYPLKRLGEPGEIADAILFLLSEESSYVTGHGLIVDGGYSIS, from the coding sequence ATGCGACTCGATGACGCGACCGTGTTCGTGACGGGGGCGGGTGCCGGGATCGGCGAGGCGACCGCGCTGCGCTGCGCCGAGGAGGGAGCGACCGTGATCGCCACCGACGTGGACGAGGCGGCCGCCGCGGGAACCGCCGACGCCGTCCGCGAGGCGGGCGGCGAGGCCGCCTCGCACGCGCTCGACGTGACCGACGGCGATCGGTTCCACGACCTCGTGGCGGCGACCGCGGAGGAGTACGGCCTCGACGGCGTCGTCAACAACGCGGGCGTCGGCCACCCGCCCGAGTACACCGAGGAGACGGGGACTGACGTGCTCGAGCGGGTGGTGGACATCAACGTCTACGGCGTCTGGCACGGCTGTCACGCCGCCCTCCCGATCATGAAGGATCAGGGTCGCGGCGCGATCGTCAACGTCGCCTCGCTCGCGGCCGTCCTCGGCCTGCCGAAGCAGGCGGTCTACTCGCTCACGAAGGGGGCCGTGCTCAACTTCACGCGGGCCGTCGCCGCCGAGGCGGGACCGAAGGGCGTCCGCGCCAACGCCGTCTGCCCGGGGTTCACCGACACCGACCTCGGCCGGCAGTACTTCGAGACGCGCTCGAACCCCGAGGAGGTTCGCGCGCGGATGGAGGCGCAGTACCCGCTCAAGCGCCTGGGCGAACCCGGGGAGATCGCCGACGCGATCCTGTTTCTGCTCTCCGAGGAGTCGTCCTACGTCACGGGACACGGCCTGATCGTCGACGGCGGGTACTCGATCAGCTAA
- a CDS encoding MBL fold metallo-hydrolase yields the protein MSQESSTASADAIDAATLRDRLAAGERVHLLDVRNRSEIDEWRIDAPERSAIPYMRFVAAGATDSVADLASDLPDEVVVVCPQGEASDEVAAMLREEDFDAINLADGMEGWARLYEATELDADAEATVLQYLRPSSGCLAYLVVSDGEAAVIDPLRAFADRYLADARDLDAELVYAVDTHVHADHVSGVHDLAAEGVEPILPSGAVGRGLADADDFTLLAPGDALEIGGATVEAIAAPGHTTEMTAYRVGDLLLTGDGLFLERVPRPDLEREALRASERASGRSQRAAGDDGAREMARDLHATLTERFADLPDDLTVAPGHVEPDVAATGPFVAALGDLRERLPAFEQDREAFVAFVLDRMGSRPANYEEIVAVNLGREDVDDETAFELELGPNNCAAG from the coding sequence ATGAGCCAGGAGTCATCGACGGCGTCGGCCGACGCCATCGACGCGGCGACGCTCCGCGACCGACTCGCGGCCGGGGAGCGCGTCCACCTCCTCGACGTGCGAAACAGGTCCGAGATCGACGAGTGGCGCATCGACGCGCCCGAGCGGTCCGCCATCCCGTACATGCGCTTCGTCGCCGCGGGGGCCACCGACAGCGTCGCCGACCTCGCGTCCGACCTGCCCGACGAGGTCGTCGTCGTCTGCCCGCAGGGGGAAGCGAGCGACGAAGTGGCCGCCATGCTGCGCGAGGAGGACTTCGACGCGATCAACCTCGCCGACGGGATGGAGGGCTGGGCGCGCCTCTACGAGGCCACGGAACTGGACGCGGACGCAGAGGCGACCGTCCTCCAGTACCTCCGGCCGTCCAGCGGCTGTCTCGCGTACCTGGTGGTGAGCGACGGCGAGGCGGCGGTGATCGACCCGCTGCGCGCGTTCGCGGACCGGTATCTCGCGGACGCGCGCGACCTCGACGCCGAACTGGTCTACGCGGTCGACACGCACGTCCACGCGGACCACGTGAGCGGCGTGCACGACCTGGCCGCCGAGGGCGTCGAACCCATCCTCCCGAGCGGGGCCGTCGGGCGCGGGCTCGCCGACGCCGACGACTTCACGCTCCTCGCGCCGGGCGACGCGCTCGAGATCGGGGGGGCCACCGTCGAGGCGATCGCCGCGCCCGGCCACACGACGGAGATGACCGCCTACCGCGTCGGCGACCTCCTCCTGACCGGCGACGGCCTGTTCCTGGAGCGCGTTCCGCGCCCCGATCTGGAACGCGAGGCGCTACGCGCCTCGGAACGCGCGAGCGGACGGAGTCAGCGAGCGGCGGGCGACGACGGCGCGCGGGAGATGGCCCGCGACCTCCACGCGACGCTCACCGAGCGGTTCGCCGACCTGCCGGACGATCTGACCGTCGCGCCGGGGCACGTCGAACCGGACGTGGCGGCGACGGGACCGTTCGTCGCCGCGCTCGGCGACCTCCGCGAGCGCCTGCCGGCCTTCGAGCAGGACCGCGAGGCGTTCGTCGCGTTCGTCCTCGACAGGATGGGTTCCCGTCCGGCGAACTACGAGGAGATCGTCGCCGTCAACCTCGGCCGGGAGGACGTGGACGACGAGACGGCGTTCGAACTCGAACTCGGACCGAACAACTGTGCCGCGGGGTGA
- a CDS encoding acyl-CoA thioesterase has product MHDVFENRVRFAETDQQGVVFYGEYVTYQDEAVNAYLRAIDYDYDAMLAAGWDVHVAHVDLDYRAPARFGDVLVNALRVESIGESSVRFAYRARRRRDDAVLAEGHVVHVAVDEAGGSTRVPDDFRDAVVAFQDEPPEQ; this is encoded by the coding sequence ATGCACGACGTGTTCGAGAACCGGGTGCGCTTCGCTGAGACTGACCAGCAGGGCGTCGTCTTCTACGGTGAGTACGTCACCTACCAGGACGAGGCGGTCAACGCCTACCTCCGGGCGATCGACTACGACTACGACGCGATGCTCGCCGCCGGCTGGGACGTCCACGTTGCCCACGTCGACCTCGACTACCGCGCCCCGGCGCGCTTCGGGGACGTGCTCGTCAACGCCCTCCGGGTCGAGTCGATCGGCGAGTCGAGCGTCCGGTTCGCCTACCGCGCCCGCCGGAGGCGGGACGACGCGGTGCTCGCGGAGGGACACGTCGTCCACGTCGCCGTCGACGAGGCGGGAGGTTCGACGCGCGTCCCCGACGACTTCCGAGACGCCGTCGTCGCCTTCCAGGACGAACCGCCCGAGCAGTAG
- a CDS encoding SDR family oxidoreductase — protein MTPPLDGRTAIVTGASSGIGAASAHALARDGANVVLAARREERLRELADAVEDEHGGEAAVVPTDVRDEGSVEALVEATVERFGGLDVLLNNAGLARGAGVADLTTEEYRTMMETNVDGMFFATRAALPHLRESAGTLLFVGSFAGQYPRPFNPVYAASKWWTRGFALSVAARVGDEGVAVTVINPAAVRTEFAVSGVDEEEPTAFEDRYEYGEAVEPEEVAEAVAFAARQDPSYVSELDLYDRGKLSLF, from the coding sequence ATGACGCCACCACTCGACGGGCGGACGGCCATCGTCACCGGCGCGAGTTCGGGCATCGGCGCGGCCTCCGCGCACGCGCTGGCGCGGGACGGCGCGAACGTGGTGCTCGCCGCCCGCCGCGAGGAGCGACTGCGAGAACTCGCCGACGCGGTCGAGGACGAACACGGCGGCGAGGCGGCGGTCGTCCCGACGGACGTGCGCGACGAGGGGAGTGTCGAGGCGCTCGTCGAAGCGACGGTCGAGCGCTTCGGCGGACTCGACGTTCTGCTCAACAACGCCGGCCTCGCACGCGGGGCGGGCGTCGCCGACCTCACCACCGAAGAGTACCGGACGATGATGGAGACGAACGTCGACGGGATGTTCTTCGCCACGCGCGCCGCGCTCCCGCACCTCCGCGAGTCCGCGGGGACGCTCCTGTTCGTCGGGAGCTTCGCGGGCCAGTACCCCCGCCCGTTCAACCCGGTCTACGCGGCGAGCAAGTGGTGGACGCGCGGGTTCGCCCTCAGCGTGGCCGCCCGCGTGGGCGACGAGGGCGTCGCGGTAACGGTGATCAACCCGGCCGCCGTGCGCACGGAGTTCGCGGTCTCGGGCGTCGACGAGGAGGAGCCGACCGCGTTCGAGGACCGCTACGAGTACGGCGAGGCGGTCGAACCCGAGGAGGTGGCCGAGGCAGTCGCCTTCGCCGCGCGGCAGGACCCCTCCTACGTGAGCGAACTCGACCTCTACGACCGCGGGAAGCTCTCCCTGTTCTAG
- a CDS encoding phenylacetate--CoA ligase family protein, translating into MTTVRPTEYLTIPLETWRAGRGTTATVERYRRRHLREHLAFVRRQSRFYRDRYADVPEGTTDLTAYPPVTKPELMDRFDDVVTDTALTVEDLDDFVADHDRIGEPYLGRYPVWTTSGTTGNPGIFVQDRRALAVLSAVGGLRAIGPWLGRGGVGEYVRRGGRRALIAATDGHYAGVAGVEFARNLAPRLAGDRIRVFSVSQPLPDLVAALNDYRPAMLVGYATVLRELARERRDGRLRVDPALVVPTAETLPSAGREELETAFGRVRELYGATEFTACAFECAVGNLHANADWVVLEPVDEDYEPVAPGERSHTVLLTNLANRVQPLVRYDLGDRLTAVPEDCPCGSPLPVVEVEGRTDDVLRLPGEAGDRVPVFPLGVGGAIEGTPGVERFQLRQIEDATLDLRIATSAGGDADAARERAEERLRSYLHEQGIGDVIVVHDDEPPQRDPDSGKFRQVWSEVG; encoded by the coding sequence GTGACGACAGTGCGACCGACCGAGTACCTCACGATCCCGCTGGAGACGTGGCGTGCGGGCCGCGGCACGACCGCCACCGTCGAACGCTACCGACGCCGCCACCTCCGCGAGCACCTGGCGTTCGTCCGCCGCCAGTCGCGCTTCTACAGGGACCGTTACGCGGACGTTCCCGAGGGAACGACCGACCTCACGGCGTACCCGCCGGTGACGAAACCCGAGTTGATGGACCGCTTCGACGACGTGGTGACGGACACGGCGCTCACCGTGGAGGACCTCGACGACTTCGTGGCCGACCACGATCGGATCGGCGAGCCGTACCTTGGGCGCTATCCGGTGTGGACTACGTCGGGGACGACGGGAAATCCCGGAATCTTCGTACAGGATCGCCGAGCGCTCGCGGTCCTCTCCGCGGTAGGTGGGCTCCGCGCGATCGGCCCGTGGCTCGGGCGGGGCGGCGTTGGCGAGTACGTCCGACGAGGCGGTCGACGCGCGCTGATCGCCGCGACCGACGGCCACTACGCGGGCGTCGCCGGCGTCGAGTTCGCCCGGAACCTCGCGCCGCGGCTCGCGGGCGACCGCATCCGCGTCTTCTCCGTGAGCCAACCGCTCCCCGACCTCGTCGCCGCGCTGAACGACTATCGCCCCGCGATGCTCGTCGGCTACGCGACCGTCCTCAGGGAACTCGCGCGCGAACGACGCGACGGACGACTTCGCGTCGATCCGGCGCTCGTCGTGCCGACGGCGGAGACGCTCCCGTCCGCGGGACGCGAGGAACTGGAGACGGCGTTCGGTCGAGTGCGCGAACTGTACGGCGCGACCGAGTTCACCGCCTGTGCGTTCGAGTGTGCCGTCGGAAACCTCCACGCTAACGCCGACTGGGTCGTGCTCGAACCGGTCGACGAGGACTACGAACCGGTCGCGCCCGGGGAACGTTCGCACACCGTCCTCCTCACCAACCTGGCGAACCGCGTCCAGCCACTCGTCCGCTACGACCTCGGCGATCGCCTCACCGCGGTACCGGAGGACTGTCCCTGCGGCAGTCCCCTTCCAGTCGTCGAGGTCGAGGGGCGGACGGACGACGTGCTCCGCTTGCCCGGCGAGGCGGGCGACCGGGTACCGGTGTTCCCCCTCGGGGTCGGCGGCGCGATCGAGGGGACGCCGGGCGTCGAACGGTTCCAGCTGCGACAGATCGAGGACGCGACGCTCGACCTCCGCATTGCGACGAGCGCCGGCGGCGACGCGGACGCCGCCCGGGAGCGCGCGGAGGAGCGCCTGCGGTCGTACCTCCACGAGCAGGGGATCGGCGACGTGATCGTCGTGCACGACGACGAACCCCCACAGCGGGACCCCGACAGCGGGAAGTTCCGGCAGGTGTGGTCCGAGGTCGGTTAG
- the bcp gene encoding thioredoxin-dependent thiol peroxidase, giving the protein MLSAGDDAPDFELLDQDGQPTRLTDFAGPVVVYFYPRADTPGCTTEACGFRDAWDEYEEREITVLGISDDSTADLRAFAEKYDLPFTLLSDPEGEVAARYDSYGEKTMFGNTFDGTFRNTYVVDGGEVVAAYEGVSPEGHAEAVLSDLEAREA; this is encoded by the coding sequence ATGCTCTCGGCAGGCGACGACGCACCCGACTTCGAACTGCTCGATCAGGACGGACAGCCGACCCGACTGACCGACTTCGCCGGTCCGGTCGTCGTCTACTTCTATCCCCGCGCCGACACACCGGGCTGCACGACCGAGGCCTGCGGCTTCCGCGACGCGTGGGACGAGTACGAGGAGCGCGAGATCACCGTCCTCGGGATCAGCGACGACTCGACCGCCGACCTCCGGGCGTTCGCGGAGAAGTACGACCTCCCCTTCACCCTCCTCTCGGACCCCGAGGGGGAGGTGGCCGCGCGCTACGACTCCTACGGCGAGAAGACCATGTTCGGCAACACCTTCGACGGCACGTTCCGCAACACGTACGTCGTCGACGGGGGCGAGGTCGTCGCCGCCTACGAGGGCGTCTCGCCGGAGGGCCACGCCGAGGCGGTCCTGTCAGATCTCGAGGCGCGCGAGGCGTAG
- a CDS encoding cobalamin-binding protein → MRIVTLLPSATEIVYALGLEPVAVSHECDYPPEAAEKPAVNGTRIDPTAASAEIDGQVLDAEREGEGVYEIDLDALAEADPDLIVTQGLCDVCAVDEVLVERAVGRLDLDCRILTTDPHSLADVFDDVRRIGRATGREGHADQLVAELRSGVRAVREVAAAADERPRVAVLDWLDPVMTAGHWVPELIEDAGGEALFDAPASVPREWEEIREADPDVLVAAPCGFGLDQTAANLSDLTERPGWDDLTAVRSGRAYAMDGHHYVNRPGPRLVETLEYLAALLHPTLFDAPPEDVARPLSRVAV, encoded by the coding sequence ATGCGCATCGTCACGCTGCTCCCCTCGGCGACGGAGATCGTCTACGCGCTCGGCCTCGAACCCGTGGCGGTCTCCCACGAGTGCGACTACCCGCCCGAGGCGGCCGAGAAGCCCGCCGTGAACGGGACGCGGATCGACCCGACCGCCGCCAGCGCGGAGATCGACGGCCAGGTGCTCGACGCGGAGCGCGAGGGCGAGGGCGTCTACGAGATCGACCTCGACGCGCTCGCGGAGGCCGACCCCGACCTGATCGTCACGCAGGGGCTGTGCGACGTCTGCGCGGTGGACGAGGTGCTCGTCGAGCGGGCGGTCGGGCGACTCGACCTCGACTGTCGGATCCTGACGACCGACCCCCACAGCCTGGCGGACGTGTTCGACGACGTGCGGCGGATCGGGCGGGCGACGGGTCGAGAGGGTCACGCCGACCAGCTCGTCGCCGAACTCCGTTCGGGAGTGCGCGCCGTTCGGGAGGTCGCCGCCGCGGCGGACGAGCGTCCGCGCGTCGCCGTGCTCGACTGGCTCGATCCGGTGATGACCGCGGGTCACTGGGTGCCCGAACTGATCGAGGACGCGGGCGGCGAGGCGCTGTTCGACGCGCCCGCGTCCGTCCCCCGCGAGTGGGAGGAGATTCGCGAGGCCGACCCCGACGTGCTCGTCGCCGCTCCCTGCGGCTTCGGCCTCGACCAGACCGCGGCGAACCTGTCCGACCTCACGGAGCGTCCGGGGTGGGACGACCTGACGGCGGTCCGCTCGGGTCGCGCCTACGCGATGGACGGACACCACTACGTGAACCGCCCGGGACCGCGCCTCGTCGAGACGCTCGAGTACCTCGCGGCGCTGCTCCACCCGACGCTGTTCGACGCGCCGCCGGAGGACGTCGCCCGCCCGCTCTCGCGGGTGGCGGTCTGA
- a CDS encoding rubrerythrin family protein — translation MDADEFTATVREECERELDRLGSEKALVAATAARLDREHVLASAARAELRAVETFESWAASESAEAARAAFVDAAEREREHADRVVALLDEDVEPDPDADPLHEYLRGLDSTAERVAAGMVGRPMVTDRTLLQTINFFVNESDERTADRFRELRGETREMVEEGARLLEEVCEGDDDWERAEEAAVEVVERAYEEYAETLEGMGVDPRPVC, via the coding sequence ATGGACGCCGACGAATTCACGGCGACCGTCCGGGAGGAGTGCGAGCGAGAACTCGACCGCCTCGGGAGCGAGAAGGCGCTCGTGGCGGCGACCGCGGCGCGGCTCGATCGAGAGCACGTGCTCGCGAGCGCGGCGCGGGCCGAACTCCGCGCCGTCGAGACGTTCGAGTCGTGGGCGGCGAGCGAGAGCGCGGAGGCGGCGCGCGCGGCCTTCGTCGATGCCGCCGAACGGGAGCGCGAGCACGCGGATCGCGTCGTCGCGCTGCTGGACGAGGACGTGGAACCCGATCCCGACGCCGACCCGCTCCACGAGTACCTCCGCGGGCTCGACTCGACCGCCGAACGCGTCGCTGCCGGGATGGTCGGCCGACCGATGGTGACCGACCGCACGCTCCTGCAGACGATCAACTTCTTCGTCAACGAGTCCGACGAGCGGACGGCCGACCGCTTCCGCGAGCTGCGCGGGGAGACGCGGGAGATGGTCGAGGAGGGGGCGCGGCTGCTCGAGGAGGTGTGCGAGGGCGACGACGACTGGGAGCGCGCCGAGGAGGCCGCAGTCGAGGTCGTCGAGCGCGCCTACGAGGAGTACGCCGAAACGCTCGAGGGGATGGGCGTCGATCCCCGACCCGTGTGCTAG